Proteins co-encoded in one Acidobacteriota bacterium genomic window:
- a CDS encoding carboxypeptidase regulatory-like domain-containing protein, which yields MSNSAVSSGRKTFLMFGAVLFLAVSGFVAGSANAQGGRVIRATSVAVNAGQQAVVQIQLDSQGNESSTSFSFNFNPAVLTNPVVTIGNGVPANSNLGTNTNNAAAGQIGVLVDSTNTYAAGTRNIVTVTFTVPANAPIGLYPVTFGDTPTSRSVSSAVGALLPTTYTNGSVQVGSTAAGVDISGRVVTPDGRGIRNASVFITDASGARRQATTSSFGIYRFADVESGKTYTISVASKQYRFTPRIIQVVDTLTDFDFVGQQ from the coding sequence ATGAGTAATTCAGCAGTTTCGTCGGGTCGCAAGACTTTTTTAATGTTTGGGGCCGTTTTATTTTTGGCAGTTTCAGGGTTTGTCGCCGGATCGGCCAATGCTCAGGGCGGGCGCGTCATCCGTGCAACCAGCGTCGCGGTGAATGCCGGCCAGCAGGCGGTTGTGCAGATCCAGTTGGATTCGCAGGGTAACGAATCGTCAACGAGCTTCAGCTTTAACTTCAACCCGGCTGTTTTGACCAACCCGGTCGTCACGATCGGAAATGGCGTTCCGGCTAACTCAAATCTTGGCACCAACACGAATAATGCTGCCGCCGGGCAGATCGGCGTCCTGGTCGATTCGACCAACACCTACGCCGCCGGCACCCGCAACATCGTGACCGTTACTTTCACGGTTCCCGCGAATGCCCCGATCGGTTTATATCCGGTAACGTTTGGCGATACGCCGACGTCGCGCAGCGTATCGAGCGCAGTCGGTGCTTTGCTGCCAACGACCTACACTAACGGCAGCGTCCAGGTCGGTTCGACCGCCGCCGGAGTTGATATCTCAGGCCGTGTCGTAACCCCGGATGGCCGCGGTATCAGAAATGCTTCGGTCTTCATCACCGACGCCTCAGGTGCACGCCGCCAGGCAACGACCAGCTCATTCGGCATCTACCGCTTCGCAGACGTCGAATCCGGCAAGACCTACACCATCAGCGTCGCCTCGAAACAGTACCGCTTCACCCCACGCATTATCCAGGTCGTCGATACCCTGACTGACTTCGATTTTGTTGGACAGCAGTAA
- a CDS encoding M13 family metallopeptidase → MRNSLFRSMAVMGIALSICTSAFAQSSGFDTARMDKSTDACEDFFQYANGTWLKTTQIPPTESRWGTFNMLADSNNALLKDVLEKAAREKAKAGSNPQMIGDLYETCMNEDAIEKSGIEPLKPFLAQIDSVKTHDDVLKQIARMHNAGLPAVFGFGAAADAKDSNQLILSAAQGGTSLPNRDYYTKDDPKSVETRAKFVAYVTNMFKLLGDTPAAAAAHAATVMEMQTRLAKVQLTPVERRNPDNSYNKITMAAAQQLTPNFLWSEYMKERGVPSMPDVNIAPAKFFTEMNAMMSDVPVENWKAYFRFMAVNATASALPKAFADENFDFFGRYLSGQKERQARWKTCVQTVDGNLGEALGMEYAKLAFTPAAKARMNELIDNLMASMKDRIEGLKWMSPETKKQAATKLSTFKRKIGYPDKLRGYKGLTIDRKSFAGNTLRSAAFQIKRNFEDLGKPRDKTRMGMTPPTVNASYSPQNNDITFPAGILQPPFFNFNADDALNYGAIGGVIGHEITHGFDDQGARFDAEGNLKSWWTPEDTAKFNERTKCVVDQFNGYEVQPGLNINGALTLGENIGDFAGLTVSYHAYLKSLQGKPRPKDIDGFTAEQRFFLGWAQVWAGKYTPEAERQQVAGNPHSLPKWRVNGPLSNMPEFAQAFGCKAPAKMIREKVCEIW, encoded by the coding sequence ATGAGAAATAGTTTATTTCGATCGATGGCGGTAATGGGAATTGCGCTTTCGATCTGCACGAGTGCCTTTGCACAAAGTTCGGGCTTCGACACGGCCCGCATGGACAAGTCGACCGACGCTTGCGAGGACTTTTTCCAGTACGCCAACGGAACCTGGCTGAAGACCACGCAGATCCCGCCGACAGAATCGCGGTGGGGCACATTCAATATGCTTGCCGATTCAAACAATGCTCTGCTCAAAGACGTGCTCGAAAAGGCAGCTCGGGAAAAAGCAAAAGCGGGATCGAACCCGCAGATGATCGGCGACCTATACGAAACCTGCATGAACGAGGATGCGATCGAAAAGTCGGGCATCGAGCCGCTCAAGCCGTTCCTCGCCCAGATCGACAGTGTAAAGACGCACGACGACGTGCTGAAGCAGATCGCACGAATGCACAATGCCGGCTTGCCCGCGGTTTTTGGATTTGGAGCGGCGGCCGATGCGAAGGATTCGAATCAACTCATCCTAAGTGCAGCGCAGGGCGGCACCAGCCTGCCGAACCGCGATTATTACACTAAGGACGATCCGAAATCGGTCGAAACGCGTGCAAAATTTGTTGCTTACGTGACGAATATGTTCAAACTCCTGGGCGATACGCCCGCTGCCGCTGCCGCCCACGCCGCGACGGTAATGGAAATGCAGACGCGGCTTGCTAAGGTTCAGCTTACGCCGGTAGAGCGCCGCAATCCTGATAATAGCTATAACAAGATCACGATGGCCGCCGCTCAGCAGCTAACGCCAAATTTCTTGTGGAGCGAGTATATGAAGGAACGCGGCGTTCCCTCAATGCCGGATGTAAACATCGCTCCGGCGAAGTTCTTCACGGAAATGAATGCAATGATGAGCGACGTTCCGGTGGAAAACTGGAAGGCGTATTTTCGCTTCATGGCGGTGAACGCGACGGCCTCGGCATTGCCGAAAGCGTTCGCGGATGAGAATTTTGATTTCTTCGGAAGATACCTCAGCGGCCAGAAGGAACGCCAGGCGCGGTGGAAGACCTGTGTGCAGACGGTTGACGGCAATCTCGGCGAAGCCCTCGGCATGGAATACGCGAAGCTCGCATTCACTCCTGCCGCCAAGGCTCGTATGAATGAGCTGATCGATAACCTCATGGCTTCGATGAAGGACCGGATCGAAGGCCTGAAATGGATGAGTCCGGAGACGAAAAAACAGGCCGCGACAAAGCTCTCGACCTTCAAGCGCAAGATCGGCTATCCGGATAAGCTTCGCGGTTACAAAGGGTTGACCATCGACCGCAAGTCCTTTGCCGGCAACACTCTGCGATCGGCGGCGTTTCAGATCAAGCGGAATTTCGAGGACCTCGGCAAGCCGCGCGACAAGACGCGTATGGGCATGACGCCGCCGACGGTCAATGCCTCATACAGCCCGCAGAATAACGATATTACTTTCCCGGCCGGCATTCTGCAGCCGCCATTCTTCAATTTTAATGCGGACGACGCTCTCAATTACGGAGCGATCGGCGGGGTCATTGGCCACGAGATCACTCACGGTTTTGACGATCAGGGAGCCCGCTTTGATGCCGAGGGTAACCTGAAATCGTGGTGGACGCCCGAGGACACAGCTAAATTCAACGAGCGCACCAAATGTGTTGTGGATCAGTTCAATGGTTACGAAGTGCAGCCGGGCCTGAATATCAACGGAGCTCTTACGCTCGGCGAAAATATCGGTGATTTCGCGGGCCTCACGGTCTCGTACCACGCCTATCTGAAATCGCTCCAGGGCAAACCGCGTCCTAAGGACATCGACGGATTCACCGCCGAACAGCGTTTCTTCCTCGGCTGGGCACAGGTTTGGGCGGGCAAATACACGCCCGAGGCGGAACGCCAGCAGGTCGCCGGCAACCCGCACTCGCTCCCCAAATGGCGCGTCAACGGCCCGCTCTCAAACATGCCCGAATTTGCCCAAGCCTTTGGCTGCAAAGCGCCGGCCAAAATGATCCGCGAGAAGGTATGTGAGATCTGGTAA
- a CDS encoding chitosanase — MAFTENDKLKALAIVHVFETSKPFGDYAACVVLNDGAGVSYGINQFTHRSGSLAAVVREYLANGGQLGREIFTSTLPVLAKKTTAAIEQLAGNELFKRTLKTAAITGEMKAAQRLVAYERYLRPAMEICERMRFVTPLSLAVVYDSVTHGSWELISARVNSTVRTTKPEPLAFEKSWITEYVRARHRWLTEIRRLKATNYRTKFFLDQIAIGNWELRLPVTVHGVRLPAELEGETRGPIDAGSPQPEIRADQNEESSVLQTVSDITSSAAEKFDRVDGVVTAVATRKDAAKSLWTTVAGSLSQAIWGILGVLVGMPRIVWITVAIIAASLTLLYLYRQITLGKIREARS, encoded by the coding sequence ATGGCATTTACAGAAAACGACAAATTGAAGGCTCTCGCGATCGTCCATGTATTTGAAACGTCAAAACCGTTCGGCGATTATGCGGCATGCGTGGTGCTGAATGACGGTGCGGGCGTTTCGTATGGGATCAATCAGTTCACGCACCGCTCGGGCTCGCTGGCGGCGGTCGTTCGAGAATATCTGGCAAACGGCGGGCAGCTCGGCCGCGAGATCTTTACCTCCACTCTGCCGGTGCTCGCGAAGAAAACCACTGCGGCGATCGAGCAATTGGCAGGCAACGAGCTCTTTAAACGAACCCTGAAAACCGCCGCGATCACGGGTGAAATGAAGGCCGCTCAACGCCTCGTCGCTTATGAACGCTATTTGCGCCCCGCGATGGAGATCTGCGAGCGGATGAGATTTGTAACGCCGCTTTCGCTGGCGGTCGTTTATGATTCGGTGACACACGGTTCGTGGGAACTGATATCGGCCCGCGTAAACAGCACAGTGCGGACGACCAAACCGGAACCGCTCGCCTTCGAAAAAAGCTGGATCACGGAATACGTTAGGGCCCGGCACCGCTGGCTCACCGAGATCAGAAGACTCAAGGCAACTAACTACCGCACAAAATTCTTCCTCGACCAGATCGCGATAGGGAATTGGGAATTGCGGCTGCCGGTCACCGTACACGGAGTTCGTCTGCCCGCTGAGTTAGAGGGCGAGACACGCGGACCGATAGACGCCGGGTCACCTCAACCCGAGATCAGGGCGGATCAGAACGAAGAAAGCTCCGTTCTGCAAACCGTCTCTGACATTACGAGTTCGGCGGCCGAAAAATTTGACCGTGTCGACGGAGTGGTAACAGCCGTTGCGACCCGTAAGGACGCAGCGAAATCGCTCTGGACCACGGTAGCCGGATCACTTTCTCAAGCTATTTGGGGCATCTTAGGCGTTCTCGTCGGCATGCCGCGCATTGTCTGGATCACCGTCGCCATCATCGCCGCGTCGCTGACGCTCCTTTACCTCTATCGACAAATAACGCTCGGAAAAATAAGAGAAGCACGTTCCTAA
- a CDS encoding lamin tail domain-containing protein: MSKKVNSSRRLIISFAIFAVLGALALAFNSAGANAAGNSVVDSIKGFFGVQLNVLPDDTRPDLSSGIVISQVYGGGGNSGATYTHDFIELFNRGSVPVDVTGWSIQYASSSGTTWANQTNLPSVTIQPGKYFLIQEFSQAAVGLSLPTPDLIASPAINMSGASGKLALVNSTTALTGSCPTGGGIVDFVGYGTANCFEGSATGTLSNTTAAIRGAAGCTETDQNGTDFSVAAPTPRNSSTAANLCSGGPTPTPTPTPSPTPTPNDLTVTISPSSPVYGGSVVSSPAGISCPFVACTVFWGQDQNVQLTATPNSGFVFTNWSGDCSGTNPVTNIVMNSSNKTCTANFTEDAPTPTPTPTPTPTPTPTPTPTPTPTPTPTPTPTPTPTPTPTPAPTATPTPSPTPAGCVVDPVVINANDNGPGSLRQAVIDACPFSTIRFSGDFEILLTSGNIVIDKPLTIDGETNSVIVSGNSRSRVFYIGSIFRSGEAPDGESLDVILKSLRILDGREFAGGCIFTSFGANLTIERSTLGVCRNNLPNSPEEEVNAPTGGNGGGAIYVEFSSTVNIIESSLENNNSGFGPGGAMYVAGNASVTRSTLYNNSSIGSDGGAIYVSGFITRPESPDAAVSGQLSLVNSTVSGNSTSGAARGDGSTPGFGGGIYGGPGSVISLTNSTITDNFGGSNGAGVYVENLMGRGDVVGFGVTARTTLIAKNGNGASDVAGQFNSLGYNLIGNAGSSIGFSSGTNDIVGTPQTPIDPLLMPLADNGGPTLTHSLSPGSPAIDKGATAPDVSSDQRNLTRPVDDPLVANAPNGNGSDIGAFEVQGVAPTPTPTPTPTPTPTPTPTPTPTPTPTPTPTPTPTPSPTPTPTPTPTPTPTPTPTPSPTPSPTPTPTPSPTPSPTPIPVGPLFAVNSVTRNETNSGTTAFIFEVTITQLPGLGQPARTVDFTTVDGTALAANNDYVPRSGTITFTSNSPTLQTIAVTVNGDITFEANEVFFMRLSNPVGGSIIGGDGVGTIFNDDVEPSFSINDVSANEGNAGTTPFTFTITRSGNPTSFSSLVTYSTANQTATAPGDYTAVSNGTVTFLPTETSKTVTVLVNGDTAVEPNETFLVDMTTVSNGIIGRATGTGTILNDDGGITPTPTPTPTPAGTPTPTPTPLPTRPEGDVVDGSGGPLGDNQVLSNDVSYIRQVVLGNLPAIPAGAQFQAADVNLDVPGACGNAQIEAGDVTVIRGYNLGVLNGVPITTKPVCGPTAPVATRTDSPEVVGRIIRAVNTTSTAGQTVAVSFQLDSQGDEASASFTVNWNPAVFTYVSSTAGAGVPTGTNLGVNTSQTAAGRLGVLLDATNTYAAGTRQILTVTFTVAANAAVGTYPVTFSSTPTAQSVSNAQGALLATTYEAGNIVIGPTAAGVTVSGRITNANGQGVRGATVVITDPTGSRRSVTTGSFGFYSFEDVEAGQSYVIGVTSKRYRFGSRVVNVTDSLTDVDFVGQE; encoded by the coding sequence ATGTCAAAAAAAGTTAATTCGTCCCGTCGTTTGATCATCAGCTTTGCAATTTTCGCCGTTCTCGGTGCACTAGCCCTCGCCTTCAATTCCGCCGGAGCAAACGCTGCGGGAAATTCGGTTGTAGATTCCATCAAAGGCTTTTTTGGGGTTCAGCTCAATGTGTTGCCGGATGATACCAGACCGGATCTATCGTCAGGGATCGTCATCAGCCAGGTTTACGGTGGTGGGGGAAATAGCGGAGCGACATACACTCATGACTTCATTGAACTTTTTAATCGAGGTTCGGTTCCTGTAGATGTAACTGGTTGGTCTATCCAGTACGCCTCATCGAGCGGTACGACGTGGGCAAATCAAACGAACCTGCCAAGTGTGACCATACAGCCGGGAAAGTATTTCCTTATTCAGGAGTTCTCGCAAGCGGCGGTCGGATTGTCTTTGCCTACGCCTGATTTGATTGCTTCGCCAGCGATAAACATGAGCGGAGCCTCGGGCAAATTGGCTCTTGTAAATAGCACGACAGCGTTAACCGGATCATGCCCCACTGGAGGTGGTATTGTAGATTTCGTCGGATACGGAACTGCCAACTGTTTCGAGGGTTCGGCAACAGGAACCCTCAGCAACACAACGGCAGCTATCCGCGGAGCCGCGGGCTGTACCGAAACAGATCAAAACGGAACGGACTTTTCCGTCGCAGCTCCGACGCCAAGAAACAGCTCGACGGCAGCAAATCTGTGTAGTGGTGGCCCAACTCCAACCCCTACGCCAACACCAAGCCCAACCCCAACTCCGAACGATCTGACCGTGACTATTTCGCCGAGTTCGCCGGTTTATGGCGGGTCGGTGGTAAGTTCGCCGGCGGGTATTAGTTGCCCATTCGTTGCTTGTACTGTTTTTTGGGGGCAGGATCAAAATGTCCAGTTGACCGCGACCCCGAATTCGGGCTTTGTTTTCACCAATTGGAGCGGCGACTGCTCGGGAACAAACCCGGTAACAAATATCGTGATGAACAGCAGCAACAAGACCTGCACTGCTAATTTCACGGAGGATGCTCCGACTCCGACGCCAACACCGACTCCAACTCCAACTCCAACTCCAACTCCAACTCCGACTCCAACGCCAACTCCAACACCGACGCCGACTCCAACGCCGACACCGACGCCAACTCCAACGCCGGCACCGACGGCGACACCGACGCCTTCGCCGACGCCGGCTGGATGTGTTGTGGATCCGGTCGTTATCAACGCGAATGACAACGGTCCGGGCAGTTTGCGTCAGGCGGTTATTGATGCGTGTCCGTTCAGCACGATCAGGTTTAGCGGGGACTTTGAGATCCTCCTTACGTCGGGTAACATCGTGATCGATAAGCCGTTGACCATCGATGGCGAAACCAACTCGGTAATTGTCAGCGGTAACAGCAGGAGCCGCGTCTTCTATATCGGTTCGATCTTTAGATCTGGTGAAGCTCCTGACGGCGAGTCGCTTGACGTAATTCTCAAGTCGCTCAGGATCCTCGACGGACGTGAATTTGCGGGCGGTTGTATCTTTACCTCATTCGGCGCGAATCTTACGATCGAGCGATCGACCTTGGGGGTTTGCAGAAACAACCTTCCAAACAGCCCTGAAGAGGAAGTAAACGCACCGACGGGCGGCAATGGCGGTGGAGCTATCTACGTTGAATTCAGCTCTACCGTCAACATCATCGAATCATCCCTTGAGAACAACAACTCGGGCTTCGGCCCCGGCGGAGCGATGTATGTTGCAGGCAATGCCAGCGTAACGCGTTCCACTCTTTATAATAATTCAAGCATCGGTAGCGACGGCGGAGCGATCTATGTGAGTGGATTCATCACCCGTCCGGAAAGCCCTGATGCCGCTGTCAGCGGCCAGCTCAGCCTGGTCAATTCGACCGTTTCCGGAAACTCGACCAGCGGTGCGGCTCGTGGCGACGGCAGCACCCCCGGGTTTGGCGGTGGTATCTACGGCGGTCCCGGGTCTGTGATATCGCTTACAAATTCGACCATTACCGACAACTTTGGCGGATCGAACGGCGCAGGTGTCTATGTTGAAAACCTAATGGGCCGCGGTGATGTAGTTGGCTTTGGCGTGACCGCCCGTACGACGCTCATTGCTAAAAACGGTAACGGTGCGTCAGACGTCGCAGGGCAATTCAATTCGCTCGGATATAACCTGATCGGCAATGCCGGCAGTTCGATTGGTTTCTCCAGTGGTACCAACGACATCGTTGGTACTCCACAAACCCCGATCGACCCGCTCCTTATGCCTTTGGCAGATAACGGCGGGCCGACATTAACTCATAGCCTCAGTCCCGGAAGTCCGGCTATCGATAAAGGAGCCACCGCTCCTGATGTATCCTCTGACCAACGAAATCTGACTCGTCCGGTCGATGATCCCCTAGTTGCAAACGCTCCGAACGGAAATGGCTCGGATATCGGTGCGTTCGAAGTTCAAGGTGTCGCGCCAACGCCAACGCCGACTCCAACTCCAACTCCAACTCCAACTCCAACTCCGACGCCGACGCCGACGCCGACGCCTACGCCAACACCGACGCCGACACCGACGCCTTCTCCGACGCCGACGCCGACGCCGACTCCGACTCCGACGCCAACGCCGACGCCGACTCCAAGTCCGACTCCAAGTCCGACGCCGACGCCGACGCCGTCTCCAACGCCGTCTCCGACGCCGATCCCTGTTGGGCCTCTGTTTGCGGTTAACTCGGTCACGCGTAACGAGACGAATTCGGGCACGACCGCGTTTATCTTTGAGGTCACGATCACTCAGTTGCCGGGTCTCGGACAACCGGCTCGAACGGTTGATTTCACCACTGTTGACGGAACCGCATTAGCCGCTAACAACGATTATGTGCCGCGTTCCGGAACGATCACCTTCACTTCGAATTCGCCGACGCTTCAGACCATAGCCGTTACGGTTAACGGCGACATCACGTTCGAGGCAAATGAAGTGTTCTTTATGAGACTCTCGAATCCGGTCGGCGGCAGCATTATCGGCGGCGACGGGGTTGGAACGATCTTTAACGACGACGTTGAACCTTCGTTCTCGATCAATGATGTTTCGGCGAACGAAGGTAATGCGGGAACGACGCCGTTCACGTTTACGATCACTCGTTCGGGCAATCCGACTTCGTTCAGTTCGCTGGTGACCTATTCCACGGCGAACCAGACGGCAACGGCACCTGGCGATTACACGGCGGTCTCGAACGGTACGGTCACATTCTTACCGACCGAGACGTCGAAAACAGTCACCGTTCTGGTTAACGGCGACACCGCTGTCGAGCCGAATGAGACGTTCCTCGTCGACATGACGACCGTTTCGAACGGCATCATCGGCAGAGCGACCGGAACCGGAACGATCCTTAACGACGACGGCGGAATAACGCCGACGCCGACGCCGACGCCGACGCCGGCCGGAACCCCGACGCCGACACCGACACCGCTTCCAACGCGGCCGGAAGGCGACGTGGTCGACGGCAGCGGCGGCCCGCTGGGCGACAATCAGGTCCTGTCGAACGACGTTTCGTACATCCGACAGGTCGTTCTCGGCAACCTGCCGGCGATCCCGGCGGGAGCTCAGTTCCAGGCAGCGGATGTCAATCTCGACGTTCCGGGAGCCTGCGGAAACGCCCAGATCGAGGCCGGCGACGTGACCGTCATCCGCGGCTACAACCTCGGAGTGCTCAACGGCGTACCGATCACCACCAAACCGGTCTGCGGCCCGACCGCTCCGGTTGCGACGCGGACGGATTCGCCTGAAGTTGTTGGACGCATCATCCGTGCAGTCAACACCACGTCCACGGCAGGACAGACGGTAGCCGTCTCGTTCCAGCTCGATTCGCAGGGCGACGAGGCTTCGGCCAGCTTTACGGTAAACTGGAACCCGGCAGTGTTCACATATGTGAGCTCAACCGCAGGTGCCGGCGTACCAACGGGCACGAACCTTGGAGTCAACACCAGCCAGACGGCAGCAGGACGCCTCGGCGTATTGCTTGATGCTACGAACACGTATGCAGCAGGCACCCGCCAGATCCTGACGGTCACGTTCACGGTTGCAGCAAACGCTGCAGTCGGAACGTATCCGGTGACCTTCTCGAGCACCCCGACCGCCCAGAGCGTGTCGAATGCTCAGGGAGCCTTGCTTGCTACGACCTATGAAGCAGGCAATATCGTCATCGGCCCAACAGCCGCTGGTGTGACCGTCTCGGGAAGGATCACGAATGCCAACGGCCAGGGCGTGAGAGGAGCAACGGTCGTTATCACCGATCCGACGGGCAGCCGCAGGTCGGTGACGACAGGCTCATTTGGCTTCTATAGCTTCGAAGATGTCGAAGCCGGCCAGAGCTACGTCATCGGCGTCACGTCGAAACGCTACCGCTTCGGTTCACGGGTCGTTAACGTGACGGACTCACTTACTGATGTCGATTTCGTCGGACAGGAATAG
- a CDS encoding phage portal protein — translation MNNDIEKALTNLRANSGRYDKPIRYYNGDHDLAFATEKFENTFGTLFREFALNLCPVICDAVRDKLRVTGFSVEASTHNSANSVNAATRNIWFRNRMASRAGEVHKEALKCGDAYMFVWPNVNGACSTRIPHQALRLSMITGIPEALHGPPRHGQMRINVYV, via the coding sequence ATGAACAACGACATTGAAAAAGCACTAACCAACCTCCGTGCGAACAGCGGCCGATACGACAAGCCGATCCGCTATTACAACGGCGACCACGATCTGGCGTTTGCGACCGAGAAATTCGAGAACACCTTCGGAACACTGTTTCGCGAATTCGCACTCAACCTCTGCCCCGTGATCTGCGACGCGGTTCGCGACAAGCTCCGCGTCACTGGTTTCAGCGTCGAGGCATCAACTCACAACTCAGCTAATTCAGTAAACGCGGCAACTCGAAACATCTGGTTTCGTAATCGGATGGCGTCGAGGGCGGGCGAGGTTCACAAGGAAGCTCTCAAATGCGGTGATGCGTATATGTTCGTTTGGCCGAACGTGAATGGCGCGTGCTCTACCCGAATACCGCATCAGGCATTACGGTTGTCCATGATAACGGGGATCCCGGAAGCATTGCATGGGCCGCCAAGGCATGGACAAATGCGGATAAACGTATACGTCTGA
- a CDS encoding 1-acyl-sn-glycerol-3-phosphate acyltransferase, which yields MRNIRAAVRLLLFTASTIGLHSFWFVTHFFVPNKIYWRQVIFGAWTKSFVSISNMQIEVVGTPPKPPFFLVANHLSYTDIAALRAVVKGVFVAKAEIESWFLAGRICRDMGSIFIDRSNRRDIPRAGELIVERLDAGEGVVVFPEGISTKGDQIYPFNSSFLEFAARAEIPVSYATLSYKAPAGELPAHILVCWWEDISFFAHMWRLFKAPEYTAVITFGDAPVVNLDRKELAAELRDRVAANFKPVL from the coding sequence ATGAGGAATATCAGAGCCGCTGTCAGACTTTTGCTTTTCACCGCATCGACGATCGGGTTGCACTCGTTTTGGTTCGTCACGCATTTCTTTGTCCCGAACAAGATCTACTGGCGGCAGGTGATCTTTGGAGCCTGGACGAAGAGCTTTGTCAGCATCTCGAACATGCAGATCGAGGTCGTCGGCACGCCGCCGAAACCGCCATTTTTCCTGGTCGCCAATCATCTCAGCTACACCGATATCGCCGCCTTACGAGCTGTGGTGAAGGGCGTCTTCGTCGCTAAAGCAGAGATCGAATCGTGGTTCCTCGCCGGGCGCATCTGCCGCGACATGGGCTCGATCTTCATTGACCGCTCGAACCGCCGCGACATTCCGCGTGCCGGCGAACTCATCGTCGAACGCCTCGACGCCGGCGAAGGTGTGGTCGTTTTTCCCGAGGGCATCTCGACCAAAGGCGATCAGATCTATCCTTTCAATTCCTCGTTCCTCGAATTTGCCGCGAGGGCCGAAATCCCGGTCTCGTACGCTACGCTAAGCTACAAGGCCCCGGCGGGAGAATTGCCCGCACACATTCTCGTCTGCTGGTGGGAAGACATCAGCTTTTTCGCCCACATGTGGCGGCTTTTTAAGGCGCCGGAATATACGGCGGTGATAACTTTTGGCGATGCGCCGGTTGTTAATTTAGATCGCAAGGAGCTAGCGGCCGAACTGCGAGATCGTGTGGCCGCTAATTTTAAGCCGGTTTTGTAA
- a CDS encoding phage portal protein — protein sequence MLYPNTASGITVVHDNGDPGSIAWAAKAWTNADKRIRLNLFYPDRIERFISRTKADTLPDPADMIAFSDETSDAVDSVIANPYGVVPVFHFANNADLGQLGRSELEAAMPVQDGLNKSVLDMLVAMEYSAFRQRWAAGIEVEYDEQGKTIAPFESGVDHLWIAGNPSAKFGDFETAQLEQFLKVKDSFRIDMASVTGTPLHYFLQVNAGLPSGEALKKSETRFIAKVRDRQENFGQVWADVMAFALKIEHGSDAKLITEWEDPSPLSEREFLENILLKRQIGLPVDKALIEAGYGVADVKEMDEMR from the coding sequence GTGCTCTACCCGAATACCGCATCAGGCATTACGGTTGTCCATGATAACGGGGATCCCGGAAGCATTGCATGGGCCGCCAAGGCATGGACAAATGCGGATAAACGTATACGTCTGAACTTATTCTATCCGGACCGCATCGAGCGGTTTATCAGCCGGACGAAAGCGGATACATTGCCCGATCCCGCGGATATGATCGCGTTCTCAGACGAGACCAGTGACGCGGTAGATTCCGTGATCGCAAATCCGTACGGCGTTGTTCCGGTGTTTCATTTTGCCAACAACGCCGACCTGGGCCAGTTAGGGCGCTCCGAGCTTGAGGCAGCGATGCCGGTGCAGGACGGGCTGAACAAATCCGTGCTCGACATGCTGGTCGCGATGGAATATTCCGCCTTTCGCCAACGCTGGGCCGCCGGTATCGAGGTCGAATATGACGAGCAGGGCAAGACGATCGCTCCGTTCGAAAGCGGTGTCGATCATCTGTGGATCGCGGGAAATCCTTCCGCAAAATTTGGCGATTTTGAGACCGCCCAGTTAGAGCAGTTCCTGAAAGTGAAGGACAGTTTTCGCATCGACATGGCGTCGGTTACGGGCACGCCGCTGCATTATTTTTTGCAGGTCAACGCCGGCCTGCCGAGCGGCGAGGCTCTGAAAAAATCAGAGACGCGCTTCATCGCCAAGGTCCGTGACCGCCAGGAAAACTTCGGCCAGGTCTGGGCCGACGTGATGGCCTTCGCCCTCAAGATCGAACACGGCAGCGACGCAAAACTCATCACCGAATGGGAAGACCCATCGCCGCTCTCAGAACGCGAATTCCTCGAAAACATCCTGCTCAAACGACAGATCGGATTGCCGGTAGATAAAGCGTTGATCGAAGCAGGCTATGGCGTCGCGGATGTAAAGGAAATGGATGAAATGCGTTAG